GCATTGTTGAGATTGTTAACCCGCATGCTTATAAGCTCGACCTGCCTGCTAGTATGAGGATGCATCCTGTGTTCAACGTTAGCTTGCTCCGCCCTGCTGCTGGAAACCCTGTCCCAGGCCAGAGACAAGAACCGCCGCCACCTGTTGAAGTGGATGGACTTGAAGAATGGCAAGTTGAGGATATCTTGGATTCCCGCTGGGAAAGGAGAGGTCGCGGGGGACCTCGTCTGAAGTATACAGTCAAATGGACCGGATATGATGACCCTACTGAAGAGCCGGCCGCATATCTGGAACACGCTCAGGAAGTCATCGCGAACTACCACCGCCGGTATCCCCATAAGCCTGGGCCTGGCCTCAACGGAGCTCggccttgaggaggggagtacTGTCACAGGGCCAACCCGTGACCTATGCACGTGACCTGTGCACGTGATGCACAgagatatctatctgcgctaacgccgatcctgttgcagctcttcgagctgcgtcttgtctatgaacctgtagatagcctgactgtagcttacccagtccgtcaattcctaatatatatatatctgtacctgacccTGCGCCTTGACATCTATGGAGAACCGTGTTAATGCAGTTTTGGAGGCAAAGGGGTGATATACGCATTACTAATATGATTTTAGTTTTATTTTTTCAATTCATATGTTATTCACCTATCTCTTATCTAATTATCTAGTAAAAATATTGATGTTTGGTTGTTTTATGTGGAGAAGAAATGTTCTGGTGACTACATATATTTTTGTGGTTGCGGAGAATTACGTAGACTTTTGTCCAAGAACTAGTTAACGTAagtcacatgcgagtggccaccacatgcgagtggccaccccACCAATTTTTACTCCACCTTTTACAACTCCCTAtcttcaaccacccaccatgccaccaataCGATCTGAATCGCTTCGAAAATCGGCTGAACAAGAAGGCAGGGTCGAACTTGCTATACAAGCCCTTAAAAAACGCGAAATTCGTACTATCACGGAAGCAGCGCGTCAATTCGATGTACCCCGTACCACGCTCCGCAACCGCGTCAGTGGCCGTGGTTATCGCACAGCTACACGCGCTAACAGCCATAAATTGACCCAGAACGAAGAGGATTCGCTTAAGCAGTGGATATTGAGCCTTGATGCACGCGGTGCAGCACCCCGGCATGATATGGTGCgtgaaatggccaatattctCCTCTCTAAGCGCGGAGATACCCAACCACAGTTGGTCGGCGTCAATTGGGTCTACCACTTTGTGAAACGCTCCCCTGAGCTTTCAACCCGATTTTCAAGGCGATACGACTATCAGCGAGCATTGAATGAAGACCCAAAGGCTATACAACAATGGTTTGACACATTATGGGAGGTAAAAACGGAATATGGAAtctcggatgatgatatctacAATTTTGACGAGACTGGATTCGCAATGGGACTTACCAGCACCTCTCGGGTGGTCACAAGAGCTGAATATTATGGAAAACGCAAGCTTCTACAACCTGGCAATCGAGAATGGGTAACAGCCATTGAATGTATTAGCCGTAACGACGCTCTTCCACCAGttatcatcttcaaagggaaAGTCTTCATTCAAGGCTGGTTCTCTACGGCTCCGCCAGAGTGGCGATTCCATATGAGCCCAAATGGGTGGACTACCGATCAAATTAGCCTCGATTGGCTGCAAAACCACTTCGTTCCGCATATACAAAAGCGCCAAGGTGGTGCCTGGAAGCTCTTGGTTATGGATGGGCATGGAAGCCATTTAACAGCTCAATTTGATGCTATctgcaaagaaaacaagattaTCCCGTTGTGTATGCCTtcgcattcatctcatcttctacaGCCTCTCGATATTGGCTGTTTTTCCACAATCAAGAAGGCATATGGGCAGTATATCCAATCAAAGCTTCGATCTGGTATACACTCAATTGATAAGCATGATTTCTTACATGCTTATATCCAGGCACGTCTTACAGCCTATAAAACCGATACAATATCGAACAGCTGGGTTGCTGCAGGGATTATTCCATATAATCCAGAGCAGGTGCTCAAAAATATCACCATACAGCTTCGAACACCAACCCCCCCCTCTAGCCGTGGCAGTGAGGGCTATGTGCCTCATACTCCACAGAGGCCCATTGATATTCATCGCCAAACATCTTCGATCAATACCCTACTACGGCAAAGATCAAAAACACCCCCAGAAGCACTTTTGGACCAAATACAGCAAATGAGCAAGGGCTTCGAGAAGATGGCTCATCGTACTGCTTTCCTTATCCATGAAAACCAGCGTTTACAGGCCGAAGTCGATCACCAGCATAAAAAACGAGCCCGATCTAGAAAGCAGATACCATACAATCAAGGCTTAAATGCTGGCcaggtgcagcagcaaatatTCGAGGAATTAAATGCTCAAGAAGCCGATACTGCTGCCGAGGCATCGGCCTCGGCAAGCAATGAATCGGCCAATCAGCGGCCGCCACAGCGCTGTGGAATCTGCAAAAATATAGGACATAGAAGGAATCGATGCCCTGAGGTACAGGATACAtagaaaaatgaattttgattggttgtggttgaattatatatatatgtgtttGGGGGGTCGGTGGGccgtggccactcgcatgtggtggccactcgcatgtgactTACGTTACCACTAATCGAGAATCATTAATTATTCGAGCTTCCTTTCGCGTCTAGCCCACAACAACCGACCAAAGATTGCTGATGTGAAGCAATTTGGGTCTCTTTTGGCGGTGAGAGGAAGGAATCGTAAATTCGTAATAGATGCGCCTGCGAAGATATACGCAATAAATGGTTACATGGCTTACATCTCTGGAGCGAGTGTCGATCATTATTGAAGGAGAAAATCTACCTCTTGgatgaagaacagaaagcTGGAAGTAGCGATTCCAAAAAATAGAGTGAAGGTAGATTTATAGGTTCCTAAGCGAGAGATGTAGACCTGTATCGCTAGGGAGCCAGGCTAGCATTTAACTAGAAAAAGGAACGCTGAAAGACTGCCTTGCCGCCAGCCTGGTTGATCTCAGTGAGCCGGCTTTGGACTAATATTGGATTGTTTTACCGCATCTCTTGTGTCATCACCTGGCTAGTCACGGTCAAATCAACTGCCAGAGCAGCCAAACAGCAAGGCTGGCAAGGAGTGTGCTGTCATCATGGGAGGCACAGTCACATAAACCTGAAAAGCGCCTTATTATACACTTCTTCGAAACACGTCTTCTCAATAACAAAACATAACCATCACTATAATCTTTTGGACTTACCACTCACTCCATCACCACAACAATAATTTTTGGGTCATCATGTCATTTGGATTTTCTATTGGAGATTTTCTAGCCGGTGCATCATTAGCATACAAACTGTCTCAATCTTTGTCATCAGCAACAGGCTCAGAAAAAGATTACAAAGACCTCATTGCAGAGCTTCATGTGGTTCATAAAGTTCTTTTGCAAGTTGAAGACCTGAGGGTCTCAAACCAGCTAGCTCAGGCAACTCTGAACTCACTCTTATTTATCACCAATTCTGCAACTGAGGCAATGGAAGCTTTCGTCCATAGTATTGAACCATACCGAACCTCACTAAGCGGCAGTGGTTCGGGTAATGTTGCCAAAGACGCTTGGAAGAAAGGCAAGTGGGCATTACAAATGCCTGTCCAGGTAACGCCTTTCAGTTCTCTTTAATATTGTGCTAGTAGTACTGACTCAAGTTGTTTCATAAAGATAGCCAAATTGAGAAACTCACTTACGACAATGCTTTCTGCAGTCAACATACAAGTTCAGTTGGCTTGTTATTACAAGTGAGTGTCACTCTCTTCATTTAGTTGAAGTTATTAATCCCTATATTTAGCACGGCATACGCGTCTGAAGATAATGCTTCTCTCACATTGGGATCTGCCCATCAAACGGTCAGGCTTGGAAAAATGAACCCGGCTTACTCTGCATTCTTCGATGTAAAAGTCGAAGCTCGTATATTTggtggctctggctctgatCCAAAATCAAGATGTAAGCCATCTCCAACGATGGTGTAGAACtatggtttttttttttttttaacacCTTTGGTTCTCGCATACTCACCAATGAAGTCATTGATTTAGATTACCAGAAACAAACCGAGCCATGTTTGTTCTTTCGACCAGGTCAAGTTTTTACCCTTAGAATTGGCTCTGAATTCTTTCTCAAGCATAAGGAGACTGTCGATCATAGCAACCTGCCTCTTGAGCCAATTCACATCCTTCAGGAAAGAGCCGAAGCAGTCTACCTAGCAAAAAGGAAAACTAGGCTTAACCAGATTTATCAACTTCCTCTTTCATATTTGTCTTCATACTGTGAGGAAGATAGATATAGAAGAGGGTATGTCAGGTGTCTCTCGTGCGACGATAGCTTGCAGAAGAAAGGTGAAACATTCATGACTAAAGATGAATGGGTTACATTTCATTTCCGTGTTGAGCATTGGAATTTTTACCTAAAAATCTGCAGAGCGGCGAAAGTTCATCCAGACGGGCCATTCTCTTCAGAATCATGGATTACTCTTGATGATGTCGCTTCTGATGATCCTATACTTACAGATGACGAGATAATGAGTGTCATCAATGTATCAACTCAAGAGGGTAGCCGCATTGGCGCCCCTGGTCCGATTTTGATACGACGATTTGTGGTTGTACAGGAAGGTCCTGAATCAAGTTTATGCCTAGGAATACATACGTAAGTGTCGCATTCGATATTGAAATGACCGTTTATTGAAACCAAGTGTGCTATTACCCCAAGGACTGTCATGTCATCCAGGCCATGAAATATAACTCTGCTAATTCCCCATAAAGATACGCAGGCCGAGGGTGCGTGGATCAACCAGATCAACACTTGTTTGGCATTATACATTCAGCCAAGGAAATTCCTCCACCAGAACGAGGGGAGGCAGGTCTTTCACTCATGCCTCTACGTATGAAGGCGGAACATCCCTCAACTGCCCTTCCTCATACAGCACGAATCCATTATGGTCGTGCCTATGAAATTGGCCACAATGTCCCTGTTCGACCTATTGGCTTAATCCACGCTGGCTCTATGGAAACTCTGCAGTCACAATTTCAATCTAATGTTTCCAAAGATGGTATACAGACTGGGGAGAAAGAGACACCCGGATCCAAATTGGACAGATTTCTGGAAATCTTACAAGACGAGGACTCAGAAGATGACGCAGCAGTTCTGCCGGCAGATATGGAAATGGTAAAGAGCACACAACAAAGGATTGAAGATAATACCAGTCCAGCTATATCACCTACTGCTCATCCACCTGTTGAATATCGACGGAGGCTCGACCCTTCTTGGAGGAAGATAAGTCTGTTGGAAGGTTGTCCGACCGCACGAAAAATATCAAACTGAGGGGAGAAATACTTGATCAACTCCAGAAGAACCTCACCTGCTTGGACACAGCAATGTATGATATAAGCATACACCAAGAAGACAATAGAAGAATACACATACATATATGCTTCAAtatgtcacaggctgcgtcTGTCGCATAAGCGATATGGTTAATAAGAGGGACGATCGGTGGATTACTGGTAAGATATCTACCCCTCACGGCGTACGCATGTATATAGAGCTCCTGAACAGGGGATAATCCAAGTCCAACTGCGAATATCCATTGGATGCCCAACGGTATATGTTGGATATCCAACAGATATCCGCGCTAGCATAAAATTCGCTAATTTATCCTATTCCGGACCATCAGGTGACAGTTATGAAGCTGACAAACCCCTGTTTTAAAACCGAAATTTTTCATGTTTGGTTATGACACTATTATTCTGCTCTTTCCCCTACTTACTGGGTGAAATAATAAGAAATGATCTTGTATTTATGATTAAATACTATTAAAATGATAGATTTGGCATGAATGTTAGAGTAGATAGGGCGTAGTTGCGGAGTAATTTCATGTTGGTTGATTGCTTCACCCAGTCAGGGTGAGATATGCATATAACATAATGTGAACTAAGTACATTTTCATGCAAAGGACTACAGTATAATGTTATGTATGAAATCCAGTCGAATCCCCTTTAAAATTGCACAGGAAGATAGAGAAAAGCATCATCAAGCTATATATAATCTTAAACTATCATAGTCATATATAATAGTGGAGAGAAAACTACACTCAAAAACCAGATTTGACGGACTTAATGGTGTTCATTTTAATTTTCATGATCAAGGAACATTCGTCTAGTGGAGAGACTGCTATGCTCAATCAGATATGGAAGCCTGTGCCATCTCTCAATGAGGTTGAGCCAATcagtgatgaagaagaagaagaagaagaagaagaagaagaagaagaagaagaagaagaagaagaagaagaagaagaagaagaagagggctGCGAGGCTAATGATCTATCTGATGATTTGAATAGTTCAGATGATGATCATTTGAAGGAAgagctggctctcacacAGATTACAACACAGAGGAAGCAAGCACGATGCAAGCGGCCTTTGAATAAGACCTCTGAGCCTCAAGATGATGGAGATAATGGCCTCCCACTTCCTGAGATGGCAACTGAAGAGAGCACGCAGGCGCGGTCAGGCAGGATTCGGAAGAAGCCAAAGCTGCCAGATGGATTTGAGATTGATAAACTGTAATAGTAGCAAGGAGTCTTTTCTACGGAAAAAATCAAAAAACTGCATTTCACCTAAAATCAATTTAACAAAGAATTTAAAGTGATAGCACATCGTAGAAAGCCTGGAGGACACTACCAGCGCCTGTGTCTGTTGTATTCGTGCACAGGGGCGGCTCACAAGTATGACAGGCAAAGTGACATGGATGATTGCTAATTTGATCACTATAGTTGCTGATAATTCAGCATActcaaaaacaaaaaaataaCTATTCCGAGAATACATCTTGGGGTTAAGCTTTCTGGATGAAAGGGGATTATATGGATCCTATCGGTAACGAGATATGGCAAAGATAGGGGTGGCAGAATTTTTTGCTCGGTTCTATTATTGACCCTTTGAAATCAATATGATAGTCTATTTTCTCCATGATCTTACTTGTTTTGGCTGAAATGTAGATGAACGGCGCAGATGGGTTCATGACGAAAAAACGACATACAAACTCTCAAGTTGGCCTGAAAGTAGTGCCTGCGCCGGTATAACCTAAGGAATCAGATAACATGAAGATCACAATGTAATTCTCTGTTGATACTTTTATGAGGCAAATAAATAGACCCCTCAAACCTCAGCTGGTATATGAAACGACCCCGCTTCGAAAAAATAGTCCCAAAAGGACCGTCATCAGAACACGCCATCGTCATGCAAACATATGCGTTAAAGAAGTCAAGAGATTTCAAGAGAACTGAAAGAGACATTAAGAACACCATGCGCATCATAAACAATTCAAGTCATagcaaaataaaaaaaaaaaggccagGGTATCAGATCACGGCTTCTGCTCGCCATTACCCTCGTCTTTCTTCTCATTCATGGCGTCCTGTTCGTACCCCTCAGTCTTCATATCCTTCAGACCAaggtcatcctcctcctcatcagaCCGCGTGTACTCCTCGATAGTGATCTGGGGATCGGCGGCCGGCGCACACAGATCCTGGACGTAGCTGTTGGCCAAGGGATCCTGGAGTGTAATGACGAACTTCATCTTGCCCTCGATGGCAGAGTCGAGACGGGAGAAGAAGCGCGCCCACTTGTCCTTGTCGGACGACTCCATACTGTCTCCTCCAGTCTGGGTGGTGTCGTCGACATCGTAGATCTGGCCCTTGAGCTGGTCGCGGATTTCAGTGAGGAGACCCTCTACGGTGGTGAAACGGCCGCCCAGAGTACCGGGTTCGACGGTGACTTCGAGCTCGTCGGAGTGCAGGGCGCAGGTGTCGGATTTGAGGATGTCGCGGGAGAGGTCGAGTTCGTTCTCGACGCGGAGGGTGATCTTCTTGCCCTTTTCGGGGACTTCACCACCGGTTTTGACGTCGCTGGTACGGTATCCGCAGTGCTCGCAGACGGTACCCCACAGGAATACCTCCTTGAAGTACGGGATGTTGACCTTTTTCATGTTGACAAAGCAAGATTTCGCACAGCCAGGGCATTCGGAGGGAAGACTGTAGACCTTGCCGTCGACGATCTCGGAGTCGTCAGCGTCGATCTCCGCGGTTTCAGCAGCCACAGCCTCCGCGTCGCCTGCGATACCGAGTTCTTCGTTCTGCTCGTGGGTACGGGGGTAGTCGCGGCGCTTGTACTTGGCGCCCTTGTCGAGCGGATTGGGTGCGATCCACGAGTTACCAGTCGGGTCGTCGAGGGAGATCACGAACGGGAATGCCTCGCGGTTGATCATCTTCTCGAGCTTCTCAATGATCGGAACAAGCGCGTCATGCAATTCGGGAGCCTGGGCCTTGCGCAACGGTTGCTCGCTGGCCAGATTGTCGTGGATCCGTGCGATCACACCCTCCACGGTTGTCATCTGACTGTCGCCCTTGGGCATCTCGATACCGAGAGACTCGAGCTTGAAAATCGAGGTATCACTGCGGATGACCTGGCGCCGGAGATCCTCGTCGTTCTCGACGTTGAGGGTGTACATCGACCCTTGTTCCTGGATCTGGCCGGCCGA
The sequence above is a segment of the Aspergillus chevalieri M1 DNA, chromosome 6, nearly complete sequence genome. Coding sequences within it:
- the zpr1 gene encoding zinc finger-containing protein ZPR1 (BUSCO:EOG09262Z0M;~COG:S;~EggNog:ENOG410PIY4;~InterPro:IPR042451,IPR040141,IPR042452,IPR004457;~PFAM:PF03367;~go_function: GO:0008270 - zinc ion binding [Evidence IEA]) codes for the protein MSGDTQTSNAAEPAFQKPGDLVERNDDTGVMQLESLCMNCHENGITKLLLLRVPFFRDIILESFECEHCNFRNNSVKSAGQIQEQGSMYTLNVENDEDLRRQVIRSDTSIFKLESLGIEMPKGDSQMTTVEGVIARIHDNLASEQPLRKAQAPELHDALVPIIEKLEKMINREAFPFVISLDDPTGNSWIAPNPLDKGAKYKRRDYPRTHEQNEELGIAGDAEAVAAETAEIDADDSEIVDGKVYSLPSECPGCAKSCFVNMKKVNIPYFKEVFLWGTVCEHCGYRTSDVKTGGEVPEKGKKITLRVENELDLSRDILKSDTCALHSDELEVTVEPGTLGGRFTTVEGLLTEIRDQLKGQIYDVDDTTQTGGDSMESSDKDKWARFFSRLDSAIEGKMKFVITLQDPLANSYVQDLCAPAADPQITIEEYTRSDEEEDDLGLKDMKTEGYEQDAMNEKKDEGNGEQKP